The genomic window TCAAGTATACGTAAATCACTGTATACTTGATCAATCATCTTCTCCAATTTCTACATACTTCCCTTCAAGCAATTCATTAAAGTACTCATCAAATTGACCACTTCTCTTTAGCTTACTAAGCCCTCGATCAAACCTTTCTTTCAACTGTGTACTATTTGGAAACCCTTTCGAGATCATCAAATAGGCGGGGTCATCTTTAAGTGTTCTTGGATGATTTGTTACCAATGCGGCTTCCTGTTCAGGAAAAAACTTATAAAGTTGTGCATATCCTGCTATGGCATCATTTGGAAAAATATCGATTCGGTGCTTAAGTAATTTTTTAAAATTAAGTTCATCCGTTGCTACCCACTCGACATTGATGACTTTATTTTTTACCATTTGCTGAAATTCTTCGCTGTATAAATAGCCGATGGTTGCACCAATTTTATAGCTTCTTCCTAATTCTTTATAATTTTTCCAATCAAAATCGACACTTTTTAAATGAAAAAATACCGCCGTAATTCTGCATACAAAATCGTTACTATATAAGAAGTGTTGTTTTCGGTCTTCTGTTATATACCAAGGAGCACTACCATGGAACGCTCCTTTCTTAGTCATTTCCAGAGCCCTAGACCAAGGATAGAAACGATACTGAACCTGCACACCTTCTATAGCAAAGGCATCTCGAATGACTCGCCCCACCACTCCCTGGTATTTCATCTTATCTGAGATATAAGGTGGCCACTCACCCACAGCGATG from Spartinivicinus poritis includes these protein-coding regions:
- a CDS encoding substrate-binding periplasmic protein, with the protein product MSKRSHVVYSYLKYVACFYCGLLVCQLASAVERITIAVGEWPPYISDKMKYQGVVGRVIRDAFAIEGVQVQYRFYPWSRALEMTKKGAFHGSAPWYITEDRKQHFLYSNDFVCRITAVFFHLKSVDFDWKNYKELGRSYKIGATIGYLYSEEFQQMVKNKVINVEWVATDELNFKKLLKHRIDIFPNDAIAGYAQLYKFFPEQEAALVTNHPRTLKDDPAYLMISKGFPNSTQLKERFDRGLSKLKRSGQFDEYFNELLEGKYVEIGEDD